A region from the Bactrocera dorsalis isolate Fly_Bdor chromosome 1, ASM2337382v1, whole genome shotgun sequence genome encodes:
- the LOC105222728 gene encoding uncharacterized protein LOC105222728 — protein sequence MDEPPLQQALSRKESEYIDHDLPLQSLLAPSFIRDTNNYLIDFMESTPLVTSANTVPTTDGSGGGGAYNVKVSDTVSLTPDLHFPNTIFHYRPTPADVAVSNVTNVAEATLSALNTPTQTAATLPMVLTSRSDNNATSYSHNKHTQYITLNGDFLNSSGSVNQAGDDAAVQQFLLADGNVSLDDAADLMNVSVDDLYERHVSNARKVLPHKKRISRKLRVSLSGADNEMAQVPLGEVQKLQQQGRLNVSMFNCEICGHTSDSQLQFFAHLKQHYEPTTPDTILAAMKTSLEALEPQKILTAIKKSPDANVDQVFNDVHLNFPDFSGVDESPMRHVLNTVGDGNNEMNTTDISKCMTFVPRPASPPSKRTVEVEFSDSEDMLEGIRNVVDKVSIEDTCDALDLMTSNGIRGTWFTNDNFNGITFKNKSYSDVTFTEPLPPMTMMSSAALTRANTTPKESNTLPPAEKLLSYQKSDGNIQKMELQIPADHDGVVDDDDDDDDIVNDIVNEIAEESGNIVVTNEANGTTYYNDELPPISLSSVEADEPQLQCQSPPEPNTTTDLLQPLHVSQFDLAENADVPVRLKSAQLRNAIDSNEVVVEEEVICKEEPVTYEESEVRFVEYNPIEEILPDNGCDDEDIPVVSENKKRKYNCTKCDREFNSRNALRYHVSTHSGLRPHQCNHCDKSFLALNALKAHIRTHTGDKPYKCDYCQRDFRQWGDLKYHVTSKHTDDKNHQCEYCGKAFSRKYSLVLHRRIHTSERNFKCEFCSKAFRASTYLQDHRRIHTGEKPNVCAICSKRFRMIGDLRRHERIHQRDDAKKTTKSAKGVKNAKSAKGGKSAKK from the exons ATGGACGAGCCACCGTTACAACAGGCGCTATCGCGCAAGGAGTCAGAATACATTGATCAT GATCTTCCTTTGCAATCGCTCTTAGCGCCCTCATTCATACGTGACACCAACAactacttaattgattttatggAGTCAACGCCATTAGTCACCTCAGCTAACACAGTGCCAACAACGGACGGCAGCGGCGGTGGTGGCGCTTATAATGTAAAAGTGTCTGATACAGTTTCACTCACACCCGATCTGCATTTTCCAAATACAATTTTCCACTATCGACCCACACCGGCCGATGTGGCCGTAAGCAATGTAACAAATGTAGCCGAAGCCACCTTAAGCGCTTTAAATACGCCAAcacaaacagcagcaacattacCGATGGTATTAACTAGTAGATCTGACAACAATGCCACCTCCTATAGCCACAACAAGCACACACAGTATATAACATTAAATGGTGATTTCCTTAACAGCAGTGGATCAGTCAATCAGGCAGGCGATGATGCTGCTGTGCAACAATTCCTGTTAGCCGATGGTAATGTGAGTTTAGACGATGCGGCGGACCTTATGAATGTTAGTGTTGATGATCTGTATGAGCGTCATGTGTCCAATGCGCGTAAAGTGCTGCCCCACAAAAAGCGCATCTCACGCAAGTTGCGTGTATCGCTGAGTGGCGCGGATAATGAAATGGCACAGGTACCCTTGGGTGAGGTGCAAAAATTGCAGCAGCAGGGGCGCCTGAATGTGTCGATGTTTAATTGTGAGATTTGTGGGCATACTTCGGATTCGCAGCTGCAGTTTTTCGCGCATCTAAAGCAGCACTATGAACCTACCACGCCGGATACGATATTGGCAGCTATGAAAACTTCGCTGGAGGCTTTGGAGCCGCAAAAAATATTGACGGCGATTAAGAAa TCCCCTGACGCGAATGTCGATCAAGTCTTCAATGATGTGCACTTAAATTTCCCTGACTTTTCTGGCGTGGACGAGTCACCAATGCGTCATGTTTTGAACACAGTAGGCGATGGCAACAATGAAATGAATACAACGGACATTAGTAAATGTATGACTTTTGTGCCACGACCTGCCTCGCCACCGTCAAAACGCACCGTTGAGGTGGAATTCAGCGACAGCGAGGATATGCTCGAGGGCATACGTAATGTGGTGGACAAAGTGTCCATCGAAGACACTTGCGATGCGCTGGACTTGATGACTTCCAATGGCATACGTGGCACATG GTTCACTAACGACAACTTCAATGGCATTACCTTCAAGAACAAATCATATAGCGATGTCACGTTCACGGAACCACTACCCCCCATGACCATGATGAGTAGCGCCGCTTTAACACGAGCCAATACAACGCCGAAAGAGTCAAACACGCTACCGCCGGCAGAAAAACTACTCTCATACCAAAAGTCTGATGGTAACATACAAAAAATGGAGCTCCAAATACCTGCCGACCATGATGgtgttgttgatgatgatgatgatgatgatgacattGTGAACGACATTGTAAACGAAATTGCTGAAGAAAGTGGCAACATTGTGGTTACAAACGAAGCCAACGGTACCACATACTATAATGATGAATTACCGCCCATAAGCTTATCCAGTGTTGAAGCGGATGAGCCACAATTACAGTGTCAGTCACCGCCAGAGCCAAACACAACCACGGACTTACTTCAACCATTACATGTGTCACAATTTGATTTGGCCGAAAATGCCGACGTACCAGTGCGTCTGAAAAGTGCACAACTAAGAAATGCTATAGACAGTAATGAGGTGGTGGTGGAGGAGGAGGTGATCTGCAAAGAAGAACCCGTCACCTATGAGGAAAGCGAAGTGCGTTTCGTCGAATACAATCCAATAGAGGAAATACTACCGGATAATGGCTGCGACGATGAGGATATACCCGTTGTCTCGGAAAACAAGAAACGCAAATACAATTGCACGAAATGTGATCGTGAATTCAATTCGCGCAATGCGCTTAGATATCACGTAAGCACACACAGTGGCCTGCGTCCACATCAGTGTAACCATTGTGACAAATCGTTTTTGGCCTTAAATGCGCTGAAGGCACACATACGTACGCACACCGGCGATAAGCCGTATAAATGTGACTATTGTCAACGTGATTTCCGTCAATGGGGCGATCTGAAGTATCATGTCACGTCGAAACACACCGACGATAAGAACCACCAGTGCGAATATTGCGGTAAAGCGTTCTCGCGCAAATACTCGCTGGTACTGCATCGTCGCATACACACCAGCGAGCGCAATTTCAAGTGTGAATTCTGCAGTAAGGCATTCCGCGCGAGCACATATCTACAGGATCATCGCAGAATACATACTG GTGAAAAGCCCAACGTGTGCGCGATTTGCTCGAAACGTTTTCGCATGATAGGCGATTTGCGTCGCCACGAGCGCATACACCAGCGTGACGACGCTAAAAAGACCACAAAAAGTGCGAAAGGTGTGAAAAATGCGAAAAGTGCAAAAGGTGGAAAAAGTGCAAAGAAGTAG